In Fusobacterium hwasookii, a single window of DNA contains:
- a CDS encoding FKBP-type peptidyl-prolyl cis-trans isomerase, with translation MKIGENKVVTLEYKVYDADTKELLEDTTELGPYFYIQGMGQFLPKIEAALDGKSKGHKLKIEIPMDEAYGDYDEELVEELTKADFADFDDIYEGMEFVVELEDGTEMIAVITEIDGDKVYTDSNHPFSGRNLLFEVEVADVREATDEELDHGHVHFHGFEDDEE, from the coding sequence ATGAAAATAGGGGAAAACAAAGTTGTTACATTGGAATATAAGGTATATGATGCAGATACAAAAGAATTATTAGAAGATACTACAGAATTAGGACCATATTTTTATATTCAAGGTATGGGACAATTTCTACCTAAAATAGAAGCAGCATTAGATGGTAAATCAAAAGGACATAAATTAAAAATTGAAATTCCTATGGATGAAGCTTATGGGGATTATGATGAAGAATTAGTTGAAGAATTAACAAAAGCAGACTTTGCAGATTTTGATGATATTTATGAAGGAATGGAATTTGTTGTTGAATTAGAAGATGGAACAGAAATGATAGCTGTTATCACTGAAATAGATGGAGATAAAGTTTATACAGATTCAAATCACCCATTCTCTGGAAGAAATCTATTATTTGAAGTAGAAGTTGCAGATGTAAGAGAAGCAACTGATGAAGAATTAGATCATGGACATGTTCATTTTCATGGATTTGAAGATGATGAAGAATAA
- the kamD gene encoding lysine 5,6-aminomutase subunit alpha: MGKLDLDWGLVKEARESAKKIAADSQVFIDAHSTVTVERTICRLLGIDGVDEFGVPLPNVVVDFIKDNGNISLGVAKYIGNAMIETKLQPQEIAEKIAKKELDITKMQWHDDFDIKLALKDITHATVERIKANRKAREDYLEQFGGDKKGPYIYVIVATGNIYEDVTQAVAAARQGADVVAVIRTTGQSLLDFVPYGATTEGFGGTMATQENFRIMRKALDDVGVELGRYIRLCNYCSGLCMPEIAAMGALERLDMMLNDALYGILFRDINMKRTLVDQFFSRIINGFAGVIINTGEDNYLTTADAIEEAHTVLASQFINEQFALIAGLPEEQMGLGHAFEMEPGTENGFLLELAQAQMAREIFPKAPLKYMPPTKFMTGNIFKGHIQDALFNIVTITTGQKVHLLGMLTEAIHTPFMSDRALSIENARYIFNNLKDFGNDIEFKKGGIMNTRAQEVLKKAADLLKTIETMGIFKTIEKGVFGGVRRPIDGGKGLAGVFEKDSTYFNPFIPLMLGGDR, translated from the coding sequence ATGGGAAAATTGGATCTTGATTGGGGACTTGTTAAGGAAGCTCGTGAATCTGCAAAAAAGATTGCAGCTGACTCTCAAGTTTTCATAGATGCACACAGTACAGTTACAGTTGAAAGAACAATTTGTAGATTATTAGGTATAGATGGTGTTGATGAGTTTGGAGTTCCATTACCAAATGTGGTTGTTGACTTCATAAAGGATAATGGAAATATCAGTTTAGGAGTTGCAAAATATATTGGAAATGCAATGATAGAAACTAAACTTCAACCTCAAGAAATAGCAGAAAAAATTGCTAAAAAAGAATTAGATATTACAAAAATGCAATGGCATGATGATTTTGACATAAAATTAGCTTTAAAAGATATAACTCATGCAACAGTTGAAAGAATAAAAGCTAATAGAAAAGCTAGAGAAGACTACTTAGAACAATTTGGTGGAGATAAAAAAGGACCTTATATATATGTAATAGTTGCAACAGGAAATATCTATGAAGATGTTACTCAAGCAGTTGCAGCAGCAAGACAAGGTGCTGATGTTGTTGCAGTTATAAGAACAACAGGACAATCTCTACTAGACTTCGTACCTTATGGAGCAACAACAGAAGGTTTCGGAGGAACAATGGCAACTCAAGAAAACTTTAGAATAATGAGAAAGGCTCTTGATGATGTTGGAGTTGAATTAGGTAGATATATCAGATTATGTAACTATTGTTCTGGACTATGTATGCCAGAAATAGCAGCAATGGGAGCATTAGAAAGATTAGATATGATGCTTAATGATGCCCTATATGGAATACTATTCAGAGATATTAATATGAAAAGAACATTGGTTGACCAATTTTTCTCAAGAATAATCAATGGATTTGCTGGAGTTATAATAAATACTGGAGAAGATAACTACTTAACAACAGCAGATGCCATAGAAGAAGCTCACACAGTTTTAGCCTCTCAATTTATCAATGAACAATTTGCATTGATAGCTGGTTTACCAGAAGAACAAATGGGACTTGGACATGCTTTTGAAATGGAACCAGGGACAGAAAATGGTTTCTTATTAGAACTTGCTCAAGCACAAATGGCAAGAGAAATATTCCCTAAAGCACCTTTAAAATATATGCCACCTACTAAATTTATGACAGGAAATATATTTAAAGGACATATACAAGATGCACTATTTAATATTGTAACTATAACAACAGGGCAAAAAGTTCACTTATTAGGAATGCTTACAGAAGCAATCCATACACCTTTTATGTCAGATAGAGCATTATCAATAGAAAATGCTAGATATATTTTCAATAACTTAAAAGATTTTGGAAATGATATAGAATTCAAAAAAGGTGGAATAATGAATACAAGAGCTCAAGAAGTTCTTAAAAAAGCAGCTGATTTATTAAAGACAATAGAAACAATGGGTATCTTCAAGACAATAGAAAAAGGTGTATTTGGAGGAGTAAGAAGACCTATTGATGGTGGAAAAGGACTTGCTGGAGTTTTTGAAAAGGATAGTACATATTTCAATCCTTTCATTCCATTAATGTTAGGAGGGGATAGATAA
- the rpiB gene encoding ribose 5-phosphate isomerase B, with translation MKIALGADHAGFELKEKIKEYLLKKGGIEVIDKGTNSKESVDYPKYGHAVANAVVSKEVDFGILVCTTGVGISIAANKIKGVRAALCTDTTTAKLTREHNDANILALGSGIVGQFVALDIVDTFLSTSFEGGRHQKRVDQIEVEGCNLF, from the coding sequence ATGAAAATAGCATTAGGAGCAGATCATGCAGGTTTTGAATTAAAGGAAAAAATAAAAGAATATCTATTAAAAAAAGGTGGAATAGAAGTTATAGACAAAGGAACTAATAGTAAAGAAAGTGTAGATTATCCAAAATATGGGCATGCAGTAGCAAATGCAGTTGTTAGTAAAGAAGTAGATTTTGGAATTTTAGTTTGTACAACTGGTGTAGGTATTTCTATTGCTGCAAATAAAATTAAGGGAGTAAGAGCTGCACTTTGTACTGATACAACTACTGCAAAATTAACAAGAGAACATAATGATGCGAATATTTTGGCATTAGGTTCAGGAATAGTAGGACAATTTGTTGCATTAGATATAGTTGATACATTCTTATCAACTTCTTTTGAAGGTGGAAGACATCAAAAAAGAGTGGATCAAATAGAAGTGGAAGGTTGTAATTTATTTTAA
- the kamC gene encoding lysine 5,6-aminomutase reactivase ATPase KamC, which translates to MKFIDENSLNRLNFKELLSRVDIFSAYGKSKLNNVQNFLVGEEEKLQEEFERMQKILDFISINKKEEMEIEIILHRLKDIKKLVENTKANIILDTVDLFEIKTQLMAMADLNSCLKKNEEVFSDFILKDLDELFKILDPNNEKIATFYIYESYSVILKEIRRQKKEVENRLFNETDYEIIKRLKDERLSILVDEEKEEFKIRRNLTEAIKSYVDDFLENVEKISNLDFTMGKVRFAKEYNGIKPVVSRKKEIILEDAINLEVKEVLETKNKKYTPISIKLNIGTTMITGANMGGKSVALKTVAENVLLFQMGFFVFTKYASIPLLDFIFFVSDDMQDISKGLSTFGAEIIKLKEINSYVKNGTGLIVFDEFARGTNPKEGQKFVRALAKYLNEKPSISIITTHFDSVVESNMKHYQVVGLKNLDFENLKNRLKANNSLELIQDNMDFTLEESIETEVPKDALNVAKLIGLDDEISEMIYREYEWEEQ; encoded by the coding sequence ATGAAATTTATTGATGAGAATAGTTTAAATAGATTAAATTTTAAAGAATTATTATCAAGAGTTGATATATTTTCAGCCTATGGTAAGAGTAAACTAAATAATGTACAAAATTTTTTAGTAGGAGAAGAAGAAAAATTACAAGAAGAATTTGAAAGAATGCAAAAAATACTTGATTTTATTTCTATAAATAAAAAGGAAGAAATGGAAATTGAGATAATCTTGCATAGATTAAAAGATATAAAAAAGTTAGTTGAGAATACTAAGGCAAATATAATCTTAGACACAGTAGATTTATTTGAAATAAAAACTCAACTTATGGCTATGGCAGACTTAAATTCTTGTTTGAAAAAAAATGAAGAAGTCTTCTCTGACTTTATACTAAAAGATTTAGATGAACTATTTAAAATTTTAGATCCAAACAATGAGAAAATTGCTACTTTTTATATATATGAATCTTATTCTGTGATTTTAAAAGAAATTCGTAGACAAAAAAAAGAAGTTGAAAATAGATTATTTAATGAAACAGATTATGAAATCATAAAAAGATTAAAAGATGAAAGATTATCCATATTAGTTGATGAAGAAAAAGAAGAATTTAAAATTAGAAGAAATTTAACAGAAGCTATAAAATCTTATGTAGATGACTTTTTAGAAAATGTTGAAAAAATTTCAAATTTAGACTTCACAATGGGAAAAGTTAGATTTGCAAAAGAATATAATGGAATAAAACCAGTTGTGTCTAGAAAGAAAGAAATAATCTTGGAAGATGCTATAAATTTAGAGGTAAAAGAGGTTTTAGAAACTAAAAATAAAAAGTATACTCCTATTAGTATAAAGTTAAATATAGGAACAACTATGATAACTGGTGCTAATATGGGTGGAAAAAGTGTAGCATTAAAAACAGTGGCAGAAAATGTTTTACTATTTCAAATGGGTTTCTTTGTTTTTACAAAGTATGCAAGTATACCTCTTTTAGATTTTATATTTTTTGTATCAGATGATATGCAAGATATCTCAAAAGGGCTTAGTACATTTGGGGCAGAGATAATAAAATTAAAAGAAATAAATTCTTATGTAAAAAATGGAACAGGACTTATAGTTTTTGATGAATTTGCAAGAGGCACAAACCCAAAAGAAGGACAAAAATTTGTAAGAGCCTTAGCAAAATATCTGAATGAAAAGCCTAGTATATCTATTATAACTACTCACTTTGATTCTGTTGTTGAAAGTAATATGAAACATTATCAAGTGGTAGGTTTAAAAAATTTAGATTTTGAAAATCTAAAAAATAGATTGAAAGCAAATAATTCTTTGGAATTAATTCAAGATAATATGGATTTCACTTTAGAAGAAAGTATAGAAACAGAAGTGCCAAAAGATGCTTTAAATGTTGCAAAATTAATTGGCTTAGATGATGAAATTTCTGAAATGATTTATAGAGAGTATGAATGGGAGGAACAATAA
- the kal gene encoding 3-aminobutyryl-CoA ammonia lyase, which translates to MKSLIRLRMSSHDAHYGGNLVDGARMLQLFGDVATELLIQLDGDEGLFKAYDSVEFMAPVFAGDYIEAEGEIVNVGNSSRKMVFEARKVIVPRPDISDSAADVLAEPIVVCRATGTCVTPKDKQRGKK; encoded by the coding sequence ATGAAATCTTTAATTAGACTAAGAATGAGTTCTCATGATGCTCATTATGGAGGAAATTTAGTTGATGGTGCTAGAATGCTACAATTATTTGGAGATGTGGCAACAGAGCTTTTAATCCAATTAGATGGAGATGAAGGATTATTTAAGGCTTATGACAGTGTTGAATTTATGGCACCAGTTTTTGCAGGTGATTATATCGAAGCTGAAGGTGAAATTGTAAATGTAGGAAACAGCTCAAGAAAAATGGTGTTTGAAGCAAGAAAGGTAATAGTACCAAGACCAGATATTTCTGATTCAGCAGCTGATGTATTAGCAGAACCAATAGTTGTTTGTAGAGCAACTGGAACTTGTGTAACACCAAAAGATAAACAAAGAGGAAAAAAATAA
- a CDS encoding histidine triad nucleotide-binding protein produces the protein MATLFTKIINKEIPANIVYEDDDVIAFKDIAPVAPIHVLVVPKKEIPTINDITDEDALLIGKVYRVIGKLAKEFGIDKDGYRVVSNCNEHGGQTVFHIHFHLIGGEKLGTMV, from the coding sequence ATGGCAACATTATTTACAAAAATTATTAATAAAGAGATTCCTGCAAATATAGTATATGAAGATGATGATGTAATAGCTTTTAAAGATATTGCACCAGTAGCACCAATTCATGTACTTGTTGTACCTAAAAAAGAAATTCCTACAATTAATGATATTACTGATGAAGATGCTTTACTAATAGGGAAAGTATATAGAGTAATAGGGAAATTAGCTAAGGAATTTGGAATAGACAAAGATGGTTATAGAGTTGTATCAAATTGTAACGAACATGGTGGACAAACAGTATTTCATATTCACTTTCATTTAATAGGTGGAGAAAAATTAGGAACTATGGTCTAG
- a CDS encoding acyl-CoA thioesterase — MFVFNYTIKQEDLNYGNHVGNERALLFFQWARESFLRQNNLSETNIGDGSGFIQVEATVQYKKQLFLEQKIEVRITKIEIKGLKIIFEHEIYSGGDLAITGTATVLAYNYEEQKVKKVPTTFKEIVEKYII, encoded by the coding sequence ATGTTTGTATTTAATTACACTATAAAACAAGAGGATTTAAATTATGGAAATCATGTTGGAAATGAAAGAGCATTATTATTTTTTCAATGGGCTAGAGAATCTTTTTTAAGACAAAATAATTTAAGTGAGACAAATATTGGAGATGGAAGTGGTTTTATACAAGTAGAAGCTACTGTTCAATATAAAAAACAATTATTTTTAGAACAAAAAATAGAAGTTAGAATAACAAAAATAGAGATAAAAGGCTTAAAAATAATATTTGAACATGAAATATATAGTGGTGGAGATCTAGCAATAACAGGTACTGCAACAGTTCTGGCATATAACTATGAAGAACAAAAAGTAAAAAAAGTTCCTACTACTTTTAAAGAGATAGTTGAAAAATACATAATATAA
- the kamB gene encoding lysine 5,6-aminomutase reactivase subunit KamB, with product MLDTYKFIEKYKRISIIGMEKNVGKTTLLNKLITDIGKTKKLGLTSIGRDGEDIDVVTNTDKPRIYVRKGSIIATGRDCLSKCDITKEILYVTDFTTPMGSIVLVRALSDGYVDIAGPSYNKQVKIVVELMEKFGSEISIVDGALGRKSTAISDVSEATILSTGAALSLDMLKVVEETQKTVYFLRLEEIDSEVKEKIKDFKDEKAVLFYKNGEVAILEVDNSIDLSNILKEYLKKDLEYFYIRGAITPKIIEAFINSRGSYEKITLLAEDGTKFFLNSSLLNKAKLSGIEFKVLNKINLLFVTINPHSPLGVDFDKEEFKTRLQKEISVPVINVLGD from the coding sequence ATGTTAGATACATATAAGTTTATTGAGAAATATAAAAGAATATCTATAATAGGTATGGAAAAGAATGTAGGGAAAACTACGCTTTTAAATAAACTTATAACTGACATTGGAAAAACTAAAAAATTAGGACTAACTTCCATAGGGAGAGATGGTGAAGACATAGATGTTGTTACAAATACTGATAAACCTAGAATATATGTAAGAAAAGGTAGTATTATTGCAACTGGGAGAGATTGTTTAAGTAAATGTGATATTACAAAAGAAATACTGTATGTCACAGACTTCACCACTCCTATGGGAAGTATAGTTTTAGTTAGAGCTTTATCAGATGGTTATGTTGATATTGCAGGACCATCTTATAATAAGCAAGTGAAAATTGTAGTTGAGCTTATGGAAAAATTTGGCAGTGAAATTTCTATTGTAGATGGAGCATTAGGGAGAAAGAGTACTGCTATAAGTGATGTAAGTGAGGCAACAATTTTATCAACAGGAGCAGCTTTATCTTTGGATATGTTAAAAGTTGTTGAAGAAACACAAAAAACTGTCTATTTTTTAAGATTAGAAGAGATAGATAGTGAGGTAAAAGAAAAAATAAAAGATTTCAAAGATGAGAAAGCTGTTCTATTTTATAAAAATGGAGAAGTAGCAATTTTAGAAGTGGATAACTCAATAGATTTATCAAATATCTTAAAGGAATATTTGAAAAAAGACTTAGAGTATTTCTATATAAGAGGAGCAATAACTCCTAAAATAATAGAAGCATTTATAAATAGTAGAGGAAGTTATGAAAAAATAACTCTACTTGCTGAAGATGGAACTAAATTTTTCTTAAATAGTTCTTTGTTAAATAAAGCTAAGTTAAGTGGTATAGAATTTAAAGTTTTAAATAAAATAAATTTACTCTTTGTAACAATAAACCCCCACTCACCACTAGGAGTAGATTTTGATAAAGAAGAATTTAAAACTAGACTACAAAAAGAAATTTCTGTACCAGTAATTAATGTTCTAGGAGATTAG
- the kce gene encoding 3-keto-5-aminohexanoate cleavage enzyme, which yields MEKLIITAAICGAEVTKEHNPAVPYTVEEIAREAESAYKAGASIIHLHVREDDGTPTQDKERFRKCIEAIREKCPDVIIQPSTGGAVGMTDLERLQPTELHPEMATLDCGTCNFGGDEVFVNTENTIKNFGKILIERGVKPEIEVFDKGMIDYAIRYQKQGFIQKPMHFDFVLGVQMAASARDLVFMSESIPEGSTWTVAGVGRHQFQMAALAIVMGGHVRVGFEDNVYIDRGVLAKSNGELVERVVRLAKELGREIATPDEARQILSLKK from the coding sequence ATGGAAAAATTAATAATAACTGCTGCTATCTGTGGAGCAGAAGTAACAAAAGAACATAACCCTGCTGTTCCTTATACTGTTGAAGAAATTGCAAGAGAAGCTGAATCAGCATATAAAGCAGGAGCAAGTATAATCCATTTACATGTAAGAGAAGATGATGGAACTCCAACTCAAGATAAAGAAAGATTTAGAAAATGTATTGAAGCAATAAGAGAAAAATGTCCAGATGTAATAATTCAACCATCTACTGGTGGAGCAGTAGGAATGACTGATTTAGAAAGATTACAACCTACTGAGTTACATCCAGAAATGGCAACTCTTGATTGTGGAACTTGTAACTTTGGTGGAGATGAAGTTTTTGTAAACACTGAAAATACAATTAAAAATTTTGGAAAAATTCTTATAGAAAGAGGAGTTAAACCAGAAATAGAAGTTTTTGATAAAGGTATGATTGACTATGCTATAAGATATCAAAAACAAGGATTTATTCAAAAACCTATGCACTTTGATTTTGTATTAGGTGTACAAATGGCTGCTTCTGCAAGAGATTTAGTATTTATGTCTGAAAGTATTCCAGAAGGTTCAACTTGGACAGTTGCAGGAGTAGGAAGACATCAATTCCAAATGGCAGCCCTAGCAATAGTTATGGGAGGGCATGTAAGAGTTGGTTTTGAAGACAATGTATACATAGACAGAGGTGTCTTAGCAAAATCAAATGGAGAACTTGTTGAAAGAGTTGTAAGGTTAGCAAAAGAGCTAGGAAGAGAAATTGCAACTCCTGATGAAGCAAGACAAATATTAAGTTTAAAAAAATAA
- a CDS encoding DJ-1/PfpI family protein yields MKKIAVFLFEGAELFEIASFTDVFGWNNVVGLKEFRDIKVETISYKESIKCTWGGELKAEKIITEDNMENFFDYDVIVVPGGFGKANFFKEKDNEIFKKLIKYFSENNKIIVAICSAVINLLETTHIKDKKVTTYLLDNKRYFNQLKNYNIIPVEEEIVIDNNLFTCSGPGNALELAFKLLEKLTSKENLMIVKENMFLK; encoded by the coding sequence ATGAAAAAGATAGCAGTATTTTTGTTTGAAGGGGCAGAGCTATTTGAAATAGCAAGTTTTACAGATGTATTTGGTTGGAATAATGTTGTTGGTTTAAAAGAGTTTAGAGATATAAAAGTAGAAACAATTTCATATAAAGAAAGTATAAAATGTACTTGGGGTGGAGAGTTAAAAGCAGAAAAAATTATTACAGAAGATAATATGGAGAACTTTTTTGATTATGATGTTATAGTTGTTCCAGGTGGTTTTGGAAAAGCTAATTTTTTTAAAGAGAAAGATAATGAGATTTTTAAAAAACTAATTAAATATTTTTCTGAAAACAATAAAATTATTGTAGCTATTTGTAGTGCAGTAATAAATTTATTAGAAACAACTCATATAAAAGATAAGAAAGTTACAACTTATTTACTGGATAATAAAAGATACTTTAATCAGTTAAAAAACTATAATATTATTCCTGTTGAAGAAGAAATAGTTATAGATAATAATTTATTCACTTGTTCAGGACCTGGGAATGCTTTGGAACTAGCTTTTAAACTTTTAGAAAAATTGACATCAAAAGAAAATTTAATGATTGTTAAAGAAAATATGTTTTTAAAATAA
- the kamE gene encoding lysine 5,6-aminomutase subunit beta — MSSGLYSTEKREFDTTLDLTKLRPYGDTMNDGKVQMSFTLPVPCNEKGIEAALQLARKMGFVNPAVAFSEALDKEFSFYVVYGATSYNVDYTAIKVQALEIDTMDMSECEKYIEENFGREVVMVGASTGTDAHTVGIDAIMNMKGYAGHYGLERYKGVRAYNLGSQVPNEEFIKKAIELKADALLVSQTVTQKDVHIENLTNLVELLEAEGLRDKIILIAGGARITNDLAKELGYDAGFGPGKYADDVATFILKEMVQRGMNK; from the coding sequence ATGAGTTCAGGATTATATTCAACAGAAAAAAGAGAATTTGACACAACACTAGATTTAACAAAACTTAGACCTTATGGAGATACAATGAATGATGGTAAGGTTCAAATGAGTTTTACTTTACCAGTTCCTTGTAATGAAAAGGGAATAGAAGCAGCTTTACAACTTGCAAGAAAAATGGGATTTGTTAATCCTGCAGTAGCTTTTTCAGAAGCATTAGATAAAGAGTTTTCTTTCTATGTAGTATATGGGGCAACTTCTTACAATGTAGACTATACTGCTATAAAAGTTCAAGCTTTAGAAATAGATACTATGGATATGAGTGAATGTGAAAAATATATAGAAGAAAATTTTGGTAGAGAAGTTGTAATGGTCGGAGCAAGTACAGGAACAGATGCCCATACAGTTGGAATTGATGCCATTATGAATATGAAAGGTTATGCAGGACACTATGGACTTGAAAGATATAAGGGAGTAAGAGCTTATAACCTTGGAAGCCAAGTTCCTAATGAAGAATTTATTAAAAAAGCAATAGAATTAAAAGCAGATGCCTTATTAGTATCTCAAACTGTAACACAAAAAGATGTACATATAGAAAATTTAACAAATTTAGTTGAATTATTAGAAGCAGAAGGATTAAGAGATAAAATAATTTTAATTGCAGGTGGAGCAAGAATAACTAATGATTTAGCAAAAGAATTAGGTTATGATGCAGGATTTGGACCAGGAAAATATGCAGATGATGTTGCAACATTTATCTTAAAAGAAATGGTTCAAAGAGGTATGAATAAATAA
- the rpsT gene encoding 30S ribosomal protein S20 gives MANSKSAKKRVLVAERNRVRNQAVKTRVKTMAKKVLATLEVKDVEAAKTALSVAYKELDKAVSKGILKKNTVSRKKARLAAKVNALVNSL, from the coding sequence ATGGCAAATTCAAAATCAGCTAAAAAGAGAGTATTAGTAGCAGAAAGAAATAGAGTTAGAAATCAAGCAGTTAAAACAAGAGTAAAAACTATGGCTAAAAAAGTTTTAGCTACATTAGAAGTGAAAGATGTTGAAGCTGCAAAAACTGCTTTATCAGTTGCATATAAAGAATTAGATAAAGCTGTAAGCAAAGGAATTTTAAAGAAAAACACTGTTTCTAGAAAGAAAGCTAGATTAGCAGCAAAAGTTAATGCTTTAGTAAATTCTCTTTAA
- a CDS encoding nitroreductase family protein has protein sequence MIIDNIKHTRSHRRFTEKKINEEEILEMLEGARFSASTKNAQILRYSYTIDDEKCQKLFSAVSLGGLLKNQDKATFEERARGFILISAKKNITTPDSRLYFDVGIATQNIILIADELGYGACIVMSYNKKAFEEILGLPEEYDSKAVIILGEAKDIVKVIDSKDEEDTKYFIEDGIHHVSKLKLGDLILAKK, from the coding sequence ATGATAATTGATAATATAAAACATACTCGTTCACACAGAAGATTTACTGAAAAAAAGATTAATGAAGAAGAAATTTTAGAAATGTTAGAAGGAGCAAGATTTTCTGCTTCAACTAAAAATGCTCAAATTTTAAGATATTCTTATACAATAGATGATGAAAAATGTCAAAAATTATTTTCTGCTGTTTCTTTGGGAGGACTTTTAAAAAATCAAGATAAGGCTACATTTGAAGAAAGAGCCAGAGGATTTATATTAATTTCTGCTAAAAAAAATATTACAACTCCTGATTCCAGACTTTATTTTGATGTTGGTATAGCTACTCAAAATATTATTTTAATAGCTGATGAATTAGGTTATGGGGCTTGTATTGTTATGTCATATAATAAGAAGGCCTTTGAAGAAATCTTGGGATTACCAGAAGAATATGACTCAAAAGCTGTCATAATATTAGGTGAAGCAAAAGATATTGTTAAAGTAATTGATTCAAAAGATGAAGAAGATACAAAGTATTTTATTGAAGATGGTATACATCATGTATCTAAATTAAAATTAGGTGATCTTATTCTTGCAAAAAAATAA